CGTAGTTGGTGTTGACCACGGGGTCAGCGTGCTCCGGCTGACCCTCGGTGCGCACCACCGCGCCCGGCAGGGTGCTGGTGTTGTTGCCGTTGTGCATCCGGCGGTTGAGCGCCTCGTGGATGGTCGGGATGCGCAGCTGCAGGTCGCCCGTCGTCGCGTCCACCAGGAGGATGTCGCGCACGGGGGTACCGTCCGCCTTCTCACCGGTCTGCACCAGCTTGTACATCAGGCGCAGCTCGTCGCCGTCACGCCAGTACACCAGCTCCGCGTCGGGGCTGGTCACGAAGCCCTCGAGGGTCTCACGGTCCGAGGCGGCCGTCTTCGCCGCCGCATCGGCGGAGATGGTGGCCTTCTCCACGGCCTTCAGGTCGCTGCGAACGTTGGTGTTCGCGGCGAAGACCTTGCCGTCGCGCGAGTGCAGACGGAACTCACCGCCGAACACGGGGAGGTCGTTGTGACGCACCGCGAAGCGGTAGTGCACATCGCCCTGCACGTCCTTGTACGCCTTCGTGAAGACGACGTTCGCGGGCGCCAGCTTCAGCAGCGGCGCCACCGTGGCGACCACCGGAGCCAGCTGCGCGGACTGCAGCGACTCGGCGACCGTCGCCTCGATGACGGGCAGCGTGCCCAGCTCGCCACCGATGAAGCTCGCGGCGCCGGACTTGTCCGTCTCGATGACGGTGGCACCGTTCTCCAGCTGCTGAGCTTCGGTCCCCGTCTCGGGAGCCTTCGTGTCAGCCGCCGGAGCGGCCTCGTTGCACGCACCTACGAGAAACGACAGCGCCGCGAAACCAAGCGCTCCACGTACCCTGCTTTGCATCAGTTGCCCCCTTCGAGGAGAGAAATACCTGGGCGGATACAGCTGCAATCAGAGTCTCACGTGTTTTACCTGTTGCTCAAGTACCCCTAGGATTTTCTTGTGTTACTGAACTTCCTACCTAGGTGATGGGTTGTCTAATTTTCTTGGAGAACGGAGAACACGTTCCCCGCGGGCTCCTTGAACCACGCGATGAGAGGGCCCCCGCCCCGGAAGATGCCCTTCACGGGGACGGCCGGGCCAATGACACGCATCCAACGAACCCCCGCCATGCTTCGAGGGGTGTTGGACACGCGAGCCGGCTAGGCGGCCAGGACCTGGAGCCCCCGGAGCAGCTGGCGGGCGGCATCCCGCGAGGGCAGCCCCGCCTGCTCCACCAGCACGGCCTCGGGCTCCTCCTGCTCCACGAGGCGCTCCAGCGTGTGGAGCTCGTCGTGCATCGCCTCACGCACGCGCTGGCGCTCCGCGGCCGTCAGTCGCTCCGCCGCCCAGGCCTCCACGGCCCAGGCCAGCTCGGCATGGCGCAGCTCATCCCCGGCAATCCGCCCCAGCTCCGCGCGCACCTGCGTGTCCCCCGCGTTGCGCGCCTGCCAGCCAGCCACCACCGCGCCATACGTCTCGCGGACGCAGCCCTCGCGCGCGTTCTCCAACAGCATGGCCTCCAGTGAGCGCTCGGCGAAGGGGGCGAGCTCCACCGCGGCCACGGACGCGCCGTGACGCCGGGCCAGCGCCTCCATGGCACGCGTGTGGCGGACCTCCTCGCCCGCCGCGCGCCGGGCCGCCCGGACCAGCGCGTCGGGAGCGCCGTGCGCCTTCAGCTCGTCCGCGAGCCGGAGGAAGGCGGGCACGGAGGCGGCCTCCAGCCACGCCATCTCCGCGAAGAGGGCGCCCAGCGCGCACCGCGCCTCCACCCGCCCCGCCAGCAGCCCCTCGGGATGGCGTCCGTCGGTGCGGCACCCTCCGGGCGCGATGTACCGGCAGGAGTAGGAGAGGTACTGCCCGCTCCCTCCTCCATCCGCATAGCTCCCGGGGCGCGACTCCAGCTCACAGCCCCGGAAGTCGGGCAGGTTCTGCGGCACGCACGCCTCCATGCAGTTGGCGTGCGTGGGCTCGGAGCCATCCGGGACCCACTCCGTGGTCGTCCGGGTGGCCTCCTCGGGGCCGTACGGGATGCAGCCACCGTCGTCCTCGCTTCCGCAGGCCATGTACGAAAGCGTGGGGATGGAGACCAGCAGCCCGGCGAGGGTTCTTCGGAGCCGGCGGTTGGGGGGAAGCGACGGACCTCTGCCATTGCGCATCGTGACGTCTCTCGTGGCGATGTCGGTCCGGCCCCCGTACTCTTGTAACTGGCCCTCTATAGCACGCCGGGCTAGTGCCGCGAGCCTCCCGCGATGGCGGCGACGGGCTCCGGCTCCATCAAGGGCCCTCCGTCCGACAGCGCGGCGTCCACGGTGGCCATCAGCACCTCCGGGCGGACGGGCTTCTCCAGCACGCGGTTGGGCACGTTGTCGATGAAGGCGCGCGACTCCGCCGTGTACGCCCCGCCGGAGATGAACACCACGCGCTCGGCCTGGGAGGGCGCCTGCGCGCACAGGCGGCGGTAGACGGTGGCGCCGTCCGTCTCCGGCATCTGCAAGTCACACAGGATGACGTCGAAGCGGTGGCCCGCCGCCACCAGCGCCAGCGCCTCGCTGCCCCGCGTGGTGGTGACGATGTCGTGGTACGGCTCCAGCAGCAGGCGCATGGACTGCGCCAGGCGCGGCTCGTCGTCCACCACCAGCACGCGTCCCCGGCGGGAGCGGGTGCCAGGCAGCGTCGCACAGGGCACCGGCCGCGAGGGCGTGCTCACCTGCACCGGCGCGGCCGGCAGCAGCATGCTGAAGACGGAGCCCCGGCCCGGCTCGCTGCGCACCTCCAGCTCGCCCCCGTGCGCGCGGACAATCTGCTGGCAGATGGCGAGCCCCAGGCCGGTGCCCTCGCCGGTGGGCTTGGTGGTGAAGAACGGCTCGAAGATGCGGGGCAGCACGTGCGCGGGAATGCCGGCGCCCGTGTCCACCACGTCCACGCGCGCGCGGCCGGTGACGTCCGTGCTGGTGCGCACCCGCACCTCGTTGAGCGTGGGACTGCCCTCGGAGATGGACTGCATGGCGTTCACCAGCAGGTTGAGCAGCACCTGCCCCAGCCGGGCCTCGCTGCCCAGCACGCGAGGCACGGGCCCGAACTCCTCCACCACGCGGGCCCGGTGGCGCAGCGCGTGGCTGACGATGCGCACCGCGGGCGGCACCAGCGCGTTGAGGTCCACCAACCCCCGGTCCTGGTCACTCTGGCGGCTGAACACCTGGAGGTCCCTCACGATGAGGCGGATTCGCTCCGCGCCCTCGAGCGCGCCCCGCACGCCGGTCAGCGCCTCGCGCGTGCCGGGCAGGCTGACCTCGGAGAGGTGGCGCACGGAGGACTCCAGGTTCAGCACGAGGTAGGCCAGCGGGTTGTTGATTTCATGCCCCACGCCCGCCGCGAGCGTGCCCACCGCGGCCACGCGCTCGGCGGCCACCAGCCGGGCCTGGAGCTCCTTGGTGGCGGTGATGTCGCGGTGGGTGGCCACGAAGTGGGTGATGTCCTCTCCGGTGGCGCGCACCGGCGACAGCAGCACCTCGCTCCACAGCAGGCTTCCATCCTTGCGCGTCAGCGGCACCTCCGTGCACAGCGGCTCGCCCGCGAGCAGCGCCGCCCTCACCCGCCGGGTCAGCTCCGGGTCCTGCGTCCCGTAGAGGTCGCATGGGTCCCTGCCCACCAGGTCCTCCAGGCGCTGGCCCACCAGCGTGCCCAGGGCCTCGTTGGCGAACACCGTGCGCAGCGAGCCCGGGGCCAGCACCTCGGCGATGAGGACGCCTTCATGGACGCCGCGCACGGTGGTGCCCAGCAGTTGGAGCTTCTCCACCGCGCGGCGGCGCTCGTCGCTCGCCGCCGCCAGCAGCAGGCCGGTGACGGAGGTGACGGCGACGAAGAGCTGCAGCACCAGCAGGTCCTCCGTCCGCTGGCCGCTGGAGAAGGGCCCCTGCCCATACGCCGTCCCCGCGACGGCGGCGGCGGCGATGGCCAGCGTGGCGGCCGACGCGCCCCCCGCGCCGAAGCGCAGCGCCGCCCAGGCGGACATGGGGAACAGGAGGAAGGTCGCCGCATGCCGCGCGCTGGCCGCCGCGCCGGGGAGGAAGAACACCGTCGCGCCCAGCACCGTGGTGAGGCCCGCCAGCAGGACCGCCTCGTCCCACCGCCGGGGCCACTTCGGCCGCCTCAGCGCCAGGAGCGGCGGCGTCACCACCAGCACACCCATCAGGTCGCCCACCCACCACACCCAGACGGCGTGGCCCAGCTCGTGCCACGGCAGCACGCCCCCGAGCACCAGCGCCAGCGGCCCCACGGAGGAGCTGAGGCCGGTGCACAGGACGCCCGCCCCCGCGCACAGCACCACGACGTCCCGGATGCGCCCCAGGCCACTGTCGAAGCCCGCCCGCCGCAGCAGCAGCGCCCCACCCACGCCCGCGAGCGTGTTGCCCACCGCGACGCCGAGGCCCACCGGGGCCGGCACACCCGTGAGCCACGTGACGAAGAAGGCCCCCAGCAGCACGCCGGGCCAGCGCGACGGCCCCAGCCACACCAGCGCCGCCAGCGCCACGCCGCTGGGAGGCCACACGGGGCTGACATTCCCCCCCACGGTGGCCAGGGAGAGGCCCAGCCGGCCGGCCGCGAAATACACGACGGCCAGGGCCAGCACCTCGATGAGAGGCCTGACGTGGAACGTGCGCGCATTGGCTCGGAGCAGCCCGAAAATCACCCATCCCCCCAGGTCCCGCCTGACGACTGGCGGGTACCTACGGACGCCATGCTAACCGGGTCCGCCCGGCCATTGCACCTGCCCACGGGAGAGCAGGCAGGCAAGCGTCCAGGAACCGATAGCCCGGGCCATGCAATGGGCCGGGGCCGGGTGCGTAGGGAATGACAAGGAGGTTGAACCCAAACGATGTCGCGTCCCGGAATCGCAGCCCTGCTGTCCTTCCTGCTCCCCGGCTTGGGTCAGATCTACAACGGGGACATTCTCCGCGGGGTCTTCTGGCTCATCATCACCCCGGGTGCGTGGATCGGCACCGGTGGGTGCCTCGGCTGGGTGTGCCACATCATCGCCGCCGCCACGGCCTACAGCCGGGCCGAGGACAAGGATAAATACCGCGTCACAGTCGTGTAGCAGCGCGGGCCGGGTTTCCAGAAGGTCGCCGGCCTGTGCCGGCGTCCAGGGGGGCGCCGGCCCGCGTCGTCCCTTTTGCCGCCGCTCGCGGCCAGTCGTTCTCTTGGCTCTGGGATTCACGGGCTGTAGGGTTTCGCCCATGACCCAGCCCACTACGCAGAAGAGCGAGAAGCAGCCCGAGGTCGACTGGTATCTGGAGTCCCTCGTCCACATCGTCACGGCGTCGAAGTCCGCGATGGGCGTGACGCTGTCGGTGGGAGGCACGGTCGTCACCGGCCAGCTCATCAGCGGCAAGGAGTACCTTGAGCTGTCCGCCGGCCAGGTATCCGACGTGTTCAAGCGCCTGGGGGTGTCCGAGGAGGGAGCCAAGGCCATCAAGGAGAGCTTCTCCAAGCCGGCCCAGCAGCTGTACCGCGAGGAGACGGACGCGCAGCCCGCCGGCTATGGCTACATCCACCTGAAGAACGCGCGCATCGTCTCCGGGACGTCCTCCCACGCGCTGGGGGGCTCGCTCTGGCGCAGCCGCCTGTCGGCGGTGGATGGCTTCTCGCTGGGAGAGCTGACGCAGGCTCCCTGACGCACGCGAGCACGCCTGGAAACGACAGGGCCCGGAGCCGGTGGGAAACTCCCACGGCGCCGGGCCCTTTCACTTCACCGCACGGAAGGCGCTACTGGAAGAACGTCTCCGGGAAGGCGTCCGTCGGCTCGGTGTCGACGAAGTTCCGGTTCTCCACCTCCACGGGCGTGCCCGCGGCCGTCGTCTGGTTCTCGATGAGGTCCTTCACGAAGCCGGTGAACTCCGTGCCCGCGTCGGTGCCCGCATCAGGAGCCACGCCCGCGTCGGGGATGGGAGTCGGGAAGGGGCCGGCGCCCGGCTTGTCATCCAGGTCGTCGCTGCATCCGGAGTAGGCCAGGGCGGACCCCAGGGCCAGGATGCAGGCCATCGCTCTGAACTTGCCCATGGCTTCAGGTCCCGTCGCCGTTGGCGCCCGGGTTGGGCGTCCGCAGGTAGGGGAAGGCCGCGTCGAACTGCGACGCGTCCTGGAGCACGGCGTCGTGGAACGGAATGTTGCGCGACGGCGCCTGCGTGTCGTTGGCCAGCAGGTAGCCCATGGACACGCGCAGGGCGATGTCCACCACGTCGTCACCGGGACGGCGGCCGTTGGGGAAGCCCGCCGGGTCACACCCCGTATTGCCCAGGGTGAGCACGCCGTTGACGAAGCAGGCGGCGGCGCCCAGGTTGTTCTGCTGGGCCGAGGCGGTGGCCGGCAGGTCCGTGTTGAGGCGCTGCATCTCCGCCGTGGAGCCGTTGGCGTTGACGTTCGGCACGCCGGTGAGGAAGGCCGCCACCAGGTCCGCGCGGGGGAACACGGTGGGGGCCCGCACTCCGGCCTCGGTGAAGAGCGCCTGGAGCAGCGCGGGCAGCGTGGGGTGCGTGACGTAGTCGGCGAACTGACCGTCGTCCTTGGGCTCGCTGGCGTTGAAGAGGTTCTTGTCCTTGAGGCCGATGACGACCTCGTTGACCAGCGGCATGCCCAGGCGGCTCACCTGCGTCCACGCGCCGCCCTCGCGGGCCGGGCGGGTGAAGGTGGCCTTCGGGTTGAGGGCGCGCGCCTGGCGCACGCTCGCCGAGGTCCACCCGCCGATGACGGGCTGGGTGCCCGCCTTCAGGCAGGAGATGGGGACCTCCAGCGCCAGCGTGGTGATGTTCTTCCTCGCCAGCGGGTTGGGCACCGCGTTGCGGTTGGCGTCGTTGGCGATGACGGAGGCCGGCGCGTTCACCAGGTCGAAGATGGGACCGAGGTTGACGGCGAAGGACTCCTTGCGCTGCCCCACGAACACCTTCGCCTGGCCGGTGCAGCCGGGGATGTTCACGGAGTAGATGTGCTGGCTGGCGTAGGCCCCGTAGGCCGCGGCGTCCCCGAACGTCTTCGTGCCGATGTAGTCCGTCGGCTTGAGGAAGGACGTGGCGCCGCCGGTGGCGTTCGTCACGTCCGCGGCGGTGCCCGTGCGGCGGTTGCCCCGGACGACCTTCAGGCTGAAGGACTCCTCGACGTTGAGCTGGCTGCGGTCCGCCGCGGTGATGGGCCCCACCTGCACGAGCGGCACCGCCACGTTCTTCAGCTGGTCCCCGGTACCGATGGGCAGGGTGGCGCCGTTGCCGCTACCGGACAGGGTGTTGTTGAAGCGGAACTGGAAGGTGATGTCCTCGACGGCATCACCCGAGTTGTCGATGTGGATTTCGTACAGCGCATCCGGGTCCAGCATGAAGTAGTTGGGCCCGCCGTACGCGTCCTGCAGGGGCAGGTAGTTGGCAATCAGGGTGACGTAGTCCTGACGGCCCGTCTCGTAGCTGCGGAACATGTAGAAGTCGGTGCCGTCCACCTTGGGCATCTCGGTGATGAACGGCGCTTCCCGGTGACTGGATGCCAGGGCGCCAGGGGCACCCAGGGCGGTCGCGACGGTCAATGCCGCCGCGAGCTGTTTCGCTCTCATTCGCTTCTCCTGTTGTGGTGTGGGGTTGAAACAGGGACTGCACCGGGGCACGCAGCCGAGACCGATTGCACCTCCGGTCCTGGCTTTACGGACGCACCGCTTGCGCGGATGCGCGCGCAATCGCGCCACTGTCCCGGCGCGCGGGCTTCGCGTCAGGTGATGAACACCGTCACGCCGAACGCGCGCTCGGCGAGCCAGGCGCAGGCCACCACGGCGATGGCGACCGAGCCGCCGACGAACACCGCGCGCCGGTAGAGCACCGAGCCTCGAAGGACGAAGGCCAGCGGAAGGAAGCCGGCCACGCAGGCCAGCTGCCCCAGCTCCACGCCCACGTTGAAGCCGAGCAACGTGACGGCGAGGCTACCCGCGGGAAGCCCCAGGTCCGCGAGCGTGGACGCGAAGCCGAAGCCGTGCAGCAGGCCCAGCGCGAGCGCCGCCACCCAGCGCGTGCCCCGCACCACGGGGAAGACGTTGTTGAGCGCGGCGGCGATGACGCTCACGGCGATGGCGGACTCGACGAAGCGCGAGGGCAGCGACACGAGGCCCAGCACGGCGGCGCTCAGCGTGAGCGAGTGGGCCACGGTGAAGGCGGACACCACCTTCACCACGTCCCGCAGCGCCGGGCCGAAGCGCGCCACGGGCACCCAGCGGCCATCCGCCTCCCGGCGCAGCACCGACGGCAGCAGCAGGGCGAAGAGGAAGAGCAGGTGGTCCAGTCCCTCGAAGATGTGCACCACGCCCTGCACCACCATCTCCCCGAAGCGGCGCCAGGGCGACAGCCCGTCCAGCGCCACCCGCGCGACATGGCTCGAAGCGGAGAGGACCAGCGTCTCGCTGCCGCCCGCCCCGCCCACCTGGACGATGCCGCGGTGCTGCGAGTCCCGGTCGAACAGGAGCGAGTAGTCCACGTCCAGCACCCCCGGCGTCGCCGGGCAGCGCGCGCTGAAGTCCAGCACCGCGTAGGCCCCGTCCGAGTGCCGCACCACGCGCGGGGCCCCGCCCGGCTCCAGCGAGCAGGGGGCGCCGTCCGCGCCCAGCGCCAGGCGCCCGAGCACATAGCCGGTGACGTCCGCCTGGCGCG
Above is a window of Pyxidicoccus trucidator DNA encoding:
- a CDS encoding MASE1 domain-containing protein; translation: MIFGLLRANARTFHVRPLIEVLALAVVYFAAGRLGLSLATVGGNVSPVWPPSGVALAALVWLGPSRWPGVLLGAFFVTWLTGVPAPVGLGVAVGNTLAGVGGALLLRRAGFDSGLGRIRDVVVLCAGAGVLCTGLSSSVGPLALVLGGVLPWHELGHAVWVWWVGDLMGVLVVTPPLLALRRPKWPRRWDEAVLLAGLTTVLGATVFFLPGAAASARHAATFLLFPMSAWAALRFGAGGASAATLAIAAAAVAGTAYGQGPFSSGQRTEDLLVLQLFVAVTSVTGLLLAAASDERRRAVEKLQLLGTTVRGVHEGVLIAEVLAPGSLRTVFANEALGTLVGQRLEDLVGRDPCDLYGTQDPELTRRVRAALLAGEPLCTEVPLTRKDGSLLWSEVLLSPVRATGEDITHFVATHRDITATKELQARLVAAERVAAVGTLAAGVGHEINNPLAYLVLNLESSVRHLSEVSLPGTREALTGVRGALEGAERIRLIVRDLQVFSRQSDQDRGLVDLNALVPPAVRIVSHALRHRARVVEEFGPVPRVLGSEARLGQVLLNLLVNAMQSISEGSPTLNEVRVRTSTDVTGRARVDVVDTGAGIPAHVLPRIFEPFFTTKPTGEGTGLGLAICQQIVRAHGGELEVRSEPGRGSVFSMLLPAAPVQVSTPSRPVPCATLPGTRSRRGRVLVVDDEPRLAQSMRLLLEPYHDIVTTTRGSEALALVAAGHRFDVILCDLQMPETDGATVYRRLCAQAPSQAERVVFISGGAYTAESRAFIDNVPNRVLEKPVRPEVLMATVDAALSDGGPLMEPEPVAAIAGGSRH
- a CDS encoding DUF5683 domain-containing protein gives rise to the protein MSRPGIAALLSFLLPGLGQIYNGDILRGVFWLIITPGAWIGTGGCLGWVCHIIAAATAYSRAEDKDKYRVTVV
- the gvpU gene encoding gas vesicle accessory protein GvpU gives rise to the protein MTQPTTQKSEKQPEVDWYLESLVHIVTASKSAMGVTLSVGGTVVTGQLISGKEYLELSAGQVSDVFKRLGVSEEGAKAIKESFSKPAQQLYREETDAQPAGYGYIHLKNARIVSGTSSHALGGSLWRSRLSAVDGFSLGELTQAP
- a CDS encoding DUF4331 domain-containing protein, whose product is MRAKQLAAALTVATALGAPGALASSHREAPFITEMPKVDGTDFYMFRSYETGRQDYVTLIANYLPLQDAYGGPNYFMLDPDALYEIHIDNSGDAVEDITFQFRFNNTLSGSGNGATLPIGTGDQLKNVAVPLVQVGPITAADRSQLNVEESFSLKVVRGNRRTGTAADVTNATGGATSFLKPTDYIGTKTFGDAAAYGAYASQHIYSVNIPGCTGQAKVFVGQRKESFAVNLGPIFDLVNAPASVIANDANRNAVPNPLARKNITTLALEVPISCLKAGTQPVIGGWTSASVRQARALNPKATFTRPAREGGAWTQVSRLGMPLVNEVVIGLKDKNLFNASEPKDDGQFADYVTHPTLPALLQALFTEAGVRAPTVFPRADLVAAFLTGVPNVNANGSTAEMQRLNTDLPATASAQQNNLGAAACFVNGVLTLGNTGCDPAGFPNGRRPGDDVVDIALRVSMGYLLANDTQAPSRNIPFHDAVLQDASQFDAAFPYLRTPNPGANGDGT
- a CDS encoding HupE/UreJ family protein: MSRLVSLLLLLAPLSALAHKPSDSYLHLMRDGSGVSGRWDVALRDLDEVLALDAEGDGTITWGELRARQADVTGYVLGRLALGADGAPCSLEPGGAPRVVRHSDGAYAVLDFSARCPATPGVLDVDYSLLFDRDSQHRGIVQVGGAGGSETLVLSASSHVARVALDGLSPWRRFGEMVVQGVVHIFEGLDHLLFLFALLLPSVLRREADGRWVPVARFGPALRDVVKVVSAFTVAHSLTLSAAVLGLVSLPSRFVESAIAVSVIAAALNNVFPVVRGTRWVAALALGLLHGFGFASTLADLGLPAGSLAVTLLGFNVGVELGQLACVAGFLPLAFVLRGSVLYRRAVFVGGSVAIAVVACAWLAERAFGVTVFIT